GCCTCCGGCCGCGTACCCCCCGACGTGCCGGCAGGACATGTGGCGATCTGCGTAGGGAGCAGTTGCACGAGGTTCGTGGTGCGAGCGACGTACCTGAACCATCCAATCTTCAAGGAACTGTTGGTTCAAGCGGAGGAAGAATACGGATTCACCAACCAAGGCCCCTTAACCCTGCCGTGCGACGAGTCACTCTTCGAGGAGATCCTCCGGGTCGTGTCCAGATCCGAGTCGGGCCGCTTCCTCAGTCCTCCTGAGGACTTCCAGCGATGTTCCCACGTCGGGCATCGGAATCGTGACATTTTGGGGGAATCTGGACCGTTGCTCGACGGTTTTGCTGAGAAATCGGTATGTTGAGAGTAAATCTGCGGCGAGTACCCGATTACCGGAATCGGGCATATGGATCAGTGTAAATTCGTTGGATTTTTAACTAACTGAGTGACGTAGTTAGTTTTGTACTTTTTCTTTTGGTTGGAAGGCAACTCGGTGAGTCAAgtgtgttcttcttcttcttctttttcttcttcttctttttagcTCTGGAGATGGCAGAGATGGGTTGCAACTCAACCCCGAGTCATCCCGAGTTGGAatgagcttcttcttcttcttcttctttttagcTCTGGAGATGGCAGAGATGGGTTGCAACTCAACCCCGAGTCATCCCGAGTTGGAATGAGTGGGTGGGGGAAGGTGGATTGTCAGATATTTTTGCTGGGGTTTTACTCCTGtaaatttttctcataattgttGACTATTCTGATTGTAGGAATTGCAGTTACACCTGCCCACTCTCAT
This genomic stretch from Diospyros lotus cultivar Yz01 chromosome 1, ASM1463336v1, whole genome shotgun sequence harbors:
- the LOC127797781 gene encoding protein SMALL AUXIN UP-REGULATED RNA 12-like, whose product is MSPENGNYNKIRHIVRIRQMLRRWRKKAASSPPSSRFASGRVPPDVPAGHVAICVGSSCTRFVVRATYLNHPIFKELLVQAEEEYGFTNQGPLTLPCDESLFEEILRVVSRSESGRFLSPPEDFQRCSHVGHRNRDILGESGPLLDGFAEKSPATC